The following are encoded in a window of Mycolicibacterium tusciae JS617 genomic DNA:
- a CDS encoding SufE family protein — translation MPAALAEVVSEFKEMQGQDKLQLLLEFAGELPPLPADLEEAAMEPVPECQSPLFLHVDAADRDNVRLYFSAPAEAPTTRGFASILAAGLDTQTADDILAVPDDFYSELGLAALISPLRLRGMSAMLARIKRRLR, via the coding sequence ATGCCGGCCGCGCTGGCCGAGGTGGTATCGGAGTTCAAGGAAATGCAGGGGCAAGACAAGCTGCAACTGCTTCTCGAGTTCGCCGGCGAGCTGCCCCCGCTACCCGCCGACCTCGAAGAGGCCGCCATGGAACCGGTGCCCGAATGCCAGTCACCGCTGTTCCTCCACGTCGACGCCGCCGACCGCGACAACGTCCGGTTATATTTCAGCGCGCCCGCCGAGGCCCCGACCACCCGTGGTTTCGCTTCCATCTTGGCCGCCGGCCTCGACACCCAAACCGCCGACGACATCCTCGCGGTGCCGGACGACTTCTACAGTGAGCTCGGGCTGGCCGCGCTGATCAGCCCGCTGCGGCTGCGCGGCATGTCGGCGATGCTGGCACGGATCAAACGCCGCCTGCGATAG
- a CDS encoding acetyl/propionyl/methylcrotonyl-CoA carboxylase subunit alpha: protein MASHASSKISKVLVANRGEIAVRVIRAAKDAGLSSVAVYAEPDADAPHVRLADEAFALGGQTSAESYLVFDKILDAAEKSGANAIHPGYGFLSENADFAQAVLDKGLIWIGPSPQSIRDLGDKVTARHIAARAEAPLVPGTPDPVKNADEVVAFAKEYGVPVAIKAAFGGGGRGMKVARTLEEIPELFESATREAVAAFGRGECFVERYLDKPRHVEAQVIADTHGNVVVAGTRDCSLQRRFQKLVEEAPAPFLTDAQRKEIHESAKRICKEAGYYGAGTVEYLVGQDGLISFLEVNTRLQVEHPVTEETAGIDLVLQQFKIANGEALDITEDPTPRGHSFEFRINGEDAGRGFLPAPGPVTRYDIPTGPGVRLDSGVEAGSVIGGQFDSMLSKLIVSGATREEALARSRRALAEFHVEGLATVIPFHRAVVADPAFIGDGEKFDVHTRWIETEWDNTVEPFTGGEAIEEEDTIPRQTVVVEVGGRRLEVSLPGDLAIGGGGGAPAGGGVVRKKPKARKRGSHGGAAASGDAVTAPMQGTVVKVAVEEGQEVATGDLVVVLEAMKMENPVTAHKDGVITGLAVESGAAVTQGTVLAEIK, encoded by the coding sequence GTGGCAAGTCACGCCAGCTCAAAGATCTCCAAGGTGCTGGTCGCCAACCGCGGGGAGATCGCGGTCAGGGTGATCCGGGCAGCCAAGGACGCCGGGCTTTCAAGCGTGGCCGTGTACGCCGAACCCGACGCCGACGCGCCTCACGTACGGCTTGCCGACGAGGCCTTCGCACTCGGTGGCCAGACGTCGGCCGAGTCCTATCTCGTCTTCGATAAAATTCTGGACGCGGCTGAGAAGTCCGGAGCCAACGCGATCCACCCCGGTTACGGATTCCTTTCGGAGAACGCCGATTTCGCTCAGGCGGTACTCGACAAAGGGCTGATCTGGATTGGCCCGAGCCCGCAGTCCATCCGCGATCTCGGTGACAAGGTCACCGCTCGCCACATCGCCGCCCGCGCCGAAGCGCCGCTGGTGCCGGGCACCCCGGACCCGGTCAAGAACGCCGACGAGGTCGTGGCCTTCGCGAAGGAATACGGCGTCCCCGTGGCGATCAAGGCCGCGTTCGGCGGCGGTGGCCGCGGCATGAAGGTCGCTCGCACGCTCGAGGAGATCCCCGAGCTGTTCGAGTCGGCCACCCGCGAGGCGGTCGCGGCATTCGGCCGCGGCGAATGCTTCGTCGAGCGTTATCTGGACAAGCCGCGCCACGTCGAGGCGCAGGTCATTGCCGACACCCATGGCAATGTCGTCGTCGCAGGCACCCGCGACTGCTCGCTGCAGCGCCGGTTCCAGAAGCTCGTCGAGGAGGCGCCGGCGCCCTTCCTGACCGACGCGCAGCGCAAGGAGATCCACGAGTCCGCCAAGCGCATCTGCAAGGAGGCCGGCTACTACGGGGCAGGCACCGTCGAGTACCTCGTCGGCCAGGATGGGCTGATCTCGTTCCTCGAGGTGAACACCCGTCTGCAGGTCGAGCATCCGGTCACCGAGGAGACCGCTGGCATCGATCTGGTGTTGCAGCAGTTCAAGATTGCGAACGGCGAGGCCCTCGACATCACCGAGGATCCGACGCCGCGCGGCCACTCGTTCGAGTTCCGCATCAACGGCGAGGACGCGGGCCGCGGCTTCCTGCCTGCCCCCGGACCGGTCACCCGCTATGACATCCCCACCGGTCCCGGTGTGCGGCTGGACTCCGGTGTCGAGGCAGGCTCGGTGATCGGCGGCCAGTTCGACTCGATGCTGTCCAAGTTGATCGTCTCCGGTGCCACGCGTGAAGAGGCGCTGGCCCGGTCGCGCCGCGCGCTGGCCGAGTTCCACGTCGAGGGCCTGGCGACGGTGATCCCTTTCCACCGCGCGGTGGTCGCCGATCCCGCGTTCATCGGTGACGGCGAGAAGTTCGACGTTCACACCCGGTGGATCGAGACCGAGTGGGACAACACCGTCGAACCCTTCACCGGCGGCGAAGCCATCGAAGAGGAAGACACCATCCCCCGGCAGACGGTCGTCGTCGAGGTGGGCGGTCGGCGCCTCGAGGTGTCACTGCCCGGCGATCTGGCCATCGGCGGTGGCGGCGGCGCCCCCGCGGGCGGCGGCGTCGTGCGCAAGAAGCCCAAGGCACGCAAGCGTGGCTCGCACGGAGGTGCCGCGGCATCCGGTGACGCGGTCACAGCACCGATGCAGGGCACCGTGGTCAAGGTCGCTGTCGAGGAGGGTCAGGAGGTTGCCACCGGCGACCTCGTCGTGGTCCTCGAAGCAATGAAAATGGAGAACCCGGTCACTGCACACAAGGACGGCGTCATCACCGGCCTTGCGGTCGAATCGGGTGCGGCCGTCACGCAGGGCACGGTGCTGGCCGAGATCAAGTGA
- a CDS encoding SDR family oxidoreductase, whose amino-acid sequence MKITVMGASGLIGTKVASLLAADGHEVVAASRGSGADVLTGEGLGEALAGADAIVDVTNSPSFEDGAVLEFFTKATTNVVAAAKNAGVGHYVVLSIVGVEGLPDSGYLRAKVAQEKLLIESGMPYTIVRATQFAEFTDAITGSMTVGDEVRVPDALIQPIPADRVASDVARAAVGGPLNGVVNIGGPQKIPFEQMARESLARQGDDTKTVVVDPEATYFGTALQRNSLVTPD is encoded by the coding sequence ATGAAGATCACAGTGATGGGTGCCAGCGGTCTGATCGGCACCAAGGTGGCCAGCCTATTGGCGGCCGACGGGCACGAGGTGGTCGCGGCTTCGCGCGGATCTGGTGCGGACGTGCTCACCGGTGAGGGCCTGGGCGAAGCGTTGGCAGGCGCGGACGCGATTGTCGACGTCACGAACTCTCCGTCGTTCGAAGACGGGGCGGTGTTGGAGTTCTTCACCAAGGCGACCACGAATGTGGTTGCGGCCGCGAAGAACGCGGGGGTCGGCCACTATGTGGTGTTGTCGATCGTCGGGGTGGAGGGTCTCCCGGACAGCGGCTACCTGCGGGCCAAGGTCGCCCAAGAGAAGTTGCTCATCGAATCCGGTATGCCCTACACGATCGTGCGCGCCACCCAGTTCGCCGAGTTCACTGACGCCATCACCGGATCGATGACCGTCGGCGATGAGGTGCGTGTCCCCGACGCGCTGATCCAACCCATTCCGGCGGACAGGGTCGCCTCCGACGTCGCGCGCGCCGCCGTCGGAGGGCCGCTCAATGGCGTCGTGAATATCGGTGGGCCGCAGAAGATCCCGTTCGAACAGATGGCGCGCGAGTCGCTGGCCCGGCAGGGTGACGACACGAAGACCGTCGTCGTCGACCCGGAGGCCACCTACTTCGGCACAGCCCTGCAGCGCAACAGCCTCGTCACACCGGACTAG
- a CDS encoding nucleotidyltransferase family protein, with the protein MPPTAAGVLLAAGAGTRFGMPKVLAAHGEWLITAVAALHRGGCDDVVVVLGAAIVDVPAPARPVVAPDWADGLSASLRAGICAVEADFAVLHTVDAPDVGADVVARVLTAAQSSSSGLARAIYGDAPGHPVVVANKYWAELLRGLRGDEGARAFLSARRDVVEVDCSDLATGRDIDTPGGAGDRFR; encoded by the coding sequence ATGCCACCCACCGCCGCCGGTGTGTTGCTCGCGGCCGGAGCGGGCACGCGGTTCGGTATGCCGAAAGTGCTTGCCGCCCATGGTGAGTGGCTGATCACCGCTGTCGCCGCATTGCACCGGGGCGGCTGTGACGATGTCGTCGTTGTGTTGGGCGCGGCGATCGTAGATGTGCCTGCGCCAGCCCGCCCCGTCGTCGCACCCGACTGGGCAGACGGGCTTTCCGCCTCGTTGCGCGCGGGTATTTGCGCCGTCGAGGCCGACTTCGCCGTACTGCACACCGTCGACGCGCCCGATGTGGGCGCCGACGTGGTGGCCCGGGTTCTGACGGCGGCGCAATCGTCGTCGTCGGGATTGGCTCGAGCGATCTACGGCGACGCGCCCGGCCATCCTGTCGTCGTGGCGAACAAGTACTGGGCCGAACTGCTGCGCGGATTGCGGGGCGACGAGGGTGCGCGGGCTTTTCTTTCGGCGCGCCGCGACGTCGTCGAAGTGGACTGTTCCGACCTGGCGACCGGTCGCGACATCGACACCCCCGGCGGAGCAGGCGATCGGTTTAGGTGA
- a CDS encoding STAS domain-containing protein produces MSSTTHAQPVTPESLIERAESHMAHFATRWLPPNTAVITAHGEIDAANAQALVDYAMRHGDRIDRLVLDMSGVEFFGTSGFSALHTLNVRCAGEAITWASVPSASVTRLLRICDPDSTLPFYSGVDSALSAVQGEPRRLLQLVPQTR; encoded by the coding sequence ATGTCCAGCACAACCCATGCCCAACCGGTGACCCCGGAATCCCTCATCGAACGCGCCGAGTCGCATATGGCGCATTTCGCCACCCGATGGTTACCGCCGAACACCGCGGTGATCACGGCACACGGCGAGATCGACGCGGCGAACGCACAGGCGCTCGTTGACTACGCAATGCGACACGGCGATCGCATCGACCGCTTGGTACTCGACATGAGCGGGGTCGAATTCTTTGGTACTTCCGGCTTTTCGGCGTTACATACCCTGAATGTCCGCTGCGCGGGTGAAGCCATCACCTGGGCATCGGTGCCCAGCGCCTCCGTCACACGGCTGCTGCGGATCTGTGATCCCGATTCGACTCTGCCGTTCTACAGCGGCGTCGACTCCGCGCTGTCGGCGGTACAGGGTGAGCCGCGCCGCCTACTGCAGCTGGTCCCGCAGACGCGTTAA
- a CDS encoding SigB/SigF/SigG family RNA polymerase sigma factor → MFRELADIPQDTAAFQRQRDRIVERCLPLADHIARRFDGRGESRDDLVQVARVGLVNAVIRFDVNAGSDFVSFAVPTIMGEVRRHFRDNSWSVKVPRRLKELHLRLGAATAELSQRLGRAPTASELAIELEMDRDEVIEGLVAGSSYNTLSIDSGGGGNEDAPAIADTIGDVDLGLDQIENREALRPLLAALPERERTVLLLRFFESLTQTQIAERVGISQMHVSRLLAKSLTRLRDQLQ, encoded by the coding sequence ATGTTCCGCGAACTCGCGGACATACCCCAAGATACGGCGGCCTTTCAGCGGCAACGCGACCGCATCGTCGAGCGTTGCCTGCCATTGGCAGACCACATCGCCCGCCGTTTCGACGGACGCGGGGAGTCCCGCGACGACCTCGTCCAGGTCGCCCGCGTGGGCCTGGTGAATGCGGTGATCCGCTTCGACGTGAACGCCGGTTCGGACTTCGTGTCATTCGCCGTGCCGACGATCATGGGAGAGGTCCGACGGCACTTCCGGGACAACAGTTGGTCAGTGAAGGTGCCCCGCAGGCTCAAGGAACTGCACCTGCGGCTGGGCGCCGCGACTGCCGAACTGTCCCAGCGGCTCGGTCGCGCACCCACCGCCTCCGAACTTGCCATCGAACTGGAGATGGACCGCGACGAGGTCATCGAGGGCTTGGTGGCCGGCAGCTCTTACAACACGCTGTCGATCGACAGTGGCGGTGGAGGAAACGAGGACGCGCCCGCCATCGCCGACACGATCGGCGACGTCGACCTGGGCCTCGACCAGATCGAGAACCGAGAAGCGTTGCGGCCGTTGCTAGCAGCGCTGCCAGAACGGGAACGAACGGTGCTGCTGCTGCGCTTCTTCGAATCGCTCACGCAGACCCAGATCGCCGAGCGGGTAGGCATCTCACAGATGCACGTGTCCCGGCTCCTGGCGAAATCGTTAACGCGTCTGCGGGACCAGCTGCAGTAG
- a CDS encoding ATP-binding protein, which translates to MADVANTNNGHIRNAGSVELRVAATLENLAVLRTLVAAVATYEDLDFDSVADLRLAVDEACTRLIRCAVPDSTLLLVVDPRDDAVVIHASATCKSPDILAPGSFSWHVLSSLTDDVRTFQDGQGPEEGQVFGISMTTRRASSLQ; encoded by the coding sequence ATGGCCGACGTTGCTAATACGAACAACGGGCATATACGGAATGCAGGATCGGTCGAGCTTCGGGTTGCCGCCACGCTCGAAAACCTTGCCGTGTTGCGCACCCTCGTCGCCGCCGTGGCCACGTATGAGGATCTGGACTTCGACTCCGTCGCAGATCTGCGCTTGGCGGTCGACGAAGCGTGCACGCGCCTCATCCGCTGCGCCGTCCCCGATTCCACACTCTTGCTGGTTGTCGATCCGCGCGACGACGCGGTCGTCATCCACGCCTCGGCGACGTGCAAGAGTCCCGACATCCTGGCCCCGGGCAGTTTCAGCTGGCACGTGCTGAGCTCGCTGACCGATGACGTACGCACCTTCCAGGATGGCCAGGGACCTGAGGAAGGACAGGTATTCGGGATATCCATGACGACGAGGCGAGCGAGCTCGTTGCAGTGA
- a CDS encoding DNA topoisomerase IB, protein MRLRRSELRGPGLRRVRRGRGFSYYDPDGAPITDAVTLERIKDLVIPPAWKKVWICAHPNGHIQAVGTDAAGRRQYLYHQKWQEERNEEKFDRALHMSTRLADMRQQIASDLCGRGLTRDRVIALALQLLDLGYFRSGSEQYAEENNSFGLATLLCEHVTLQRSAVEFDYPAKSGVRRTLVIEDPEVVRSVRALMRRPDRTERLLVCRSGSGWVDLHADDLNGRFKELVGDEYTVKDLRTWHGTVLAAAAFVDTDPPENKSVIKRVESAVMKEVAEELGNTPAVARASYVDPRVVEGYESGLTIEAGVRRAARTRAPAKRQAILDSSTARLIRKVAKS, encoded by the coding sequence ATGCGGCTTCGCCGTAGCGAACTACGCGGCCCGGGACTGCGCCGGGTTCGACGGGGCCGCGGCTTCTCCTACTACGACCCCGACGGCGCCCCGATCACCGACGCCGTCACTCTCGAGCGCATCAAAGACCTTGTCATCCCGCCGGCCTGGAAGAAGGTCTGGATCTGTGCCCATCCCAACGGCCATATTCAGGCAGTCGGAACCGATGCCGCGGGCCGACGCCAGTACCTCTATCACCAGAAGTGGCAAGAGGAACGGAACGAAGAGAAGTTCGACCGAGCGCTGCATATGTCGACCCGGCTTGCCGACATGCGTCAACAGATCGCGTCGGACCTGTGTGGCCGTGGGCTCACCCGCGACCGGGTGATCGCGCTGGCGCTGCAGCTGCTCGATCTCGGTTACTTCCGATCGGGGTCAGAGCAGTACGCCGAGGAGAACAACTCGTTTGGCCTGGCGACCCTGCTGTGCGAACACGTGACCCTTCAACGCAGCGCGGTCGAGTTCGACTATCCGGCCAAGAGCGGCGTTCGTCGGACCCTGGTGATCGAGGATCCCGAAGTGGTCCGATCGGTGCGTGCGCTGATGCGCCGACCGGATCGTACCGAGCGGTTGCTGGTGTGCCGCAGTGGTTCTGGGTGGGTCGATCTTCACGCCGATGATCTCAACGGCCGCTTCAAGGAACTCGTCGGCGACGAGTACACAGTCAAGGATCTGCGTACGTGGCACGGCACGGTGCTGGCGGCGGCGGCGTTCGTCGACACCGACCCGCCGGAGAACAAGTCGGTGATCAAGCGGGTGGAATCGGCCGTCATGAAAGAGGTCGCCGAAGAACTCGGCAACACCCCCGCCGTGGCCAGGGCTTCCTACGTCGATCCCCGCGTCGTCGAAGGATACGAATCAGGGCTGACCATCGAAGCGGGCGTCCGCAGAGCCGCGCGAACCAGAGCACCGGCCAAGCGTCAGGCCATCCTGGACAGCAGCACTGCTCGCCTGATCCGGAAGGTCGCCAAGAGCTAG
- a CDS encoding CsbD family protein, whose product MTEKNSGPEEGIKGVVEDVKGKAKETVGTVTGRDDMVREGKAQQDKADAQQDAAQKEAEAEAARGGAKAAEKRQEAEQR is encoded by the coding sequence ATGACTGAGAAGAACAGTGGCCCCGAAGAAGGCATCAAGGGCGTCGTCGAAGATGTCAAAGGCAAGGCCAAAGAAACCGTCGGCACAGTGACCGGCCGGGACGACATGGTCCGCGAGGGTAAGGCCCAGCAGGACAAGGCCGATGCCCAGCAGGACGCGGCCCAGAAGGAAGCCGAAGCGGAAGCCGCACGCGGCGGAGCCAAGGCGGCCGAGAAGCGTCAAGAGGCGGAGCAACGCTAG
- the usfY gene encoding protein UsfY, producing MKGPKDPVDHARTTRPHAGESMKDNKIMPGLIVIGVALVLFVSCLAAFATRHHDVGLVLASLAGAGFVVGGGWLLIEHIRVRRIEERWYAEHPDALRQRPSS from the coding sequence ATGAAAGGCCCGAAAGATCCCGTCGATCATGCGCGAACGACGCGCCCGCACGCCGGGGAGTCAATGAAGGACAACAAGATCATGCCGGGGCTGATCGTGATCGGAGTGGCCCTTGTGCTGTTCGTCTCGTGCCTGGCGGCATTCGCCACGAGACATCATGATGTCGGCTTGGTGCTGGCTTCGCTGGCCGGCGCGGGGTTTGTCGTCGGCGGAGGCTGGCTGCTGATCGAACATATCCGAGTGCGCCGAATCGAAGAACGTTGGTATGCAGAGCATCCCGACGCCTTGCGGCAACGGCCGAGTAGTTAG
- a CDS encoding flavodoxin family protein: protein MTPPALTAVALVCSLKPSPAPSSSEMMANHVCERLRAQGVETESVRCVDFAISPGVEADMGDGDEWPRIREKLLSCDILVLATPVWLGHPSSVTQRVLERLDAELSNTDDADRPTMVGKVAVVAVVGNEDGAHKVVADCFQGLNDIGYTIPAQGCTYWNGEAMQSKDYNDLDEVPEAVASATAAAARNAAHLANLLRSGQYPPYQ from the coding sequence ATGACGCCCCCGGCGCTGACGGCGGTTGCGCTGGTGTGCAGCCTCAAGCCCAGTCCGGCGCCGTCCAGTAGCGAAATGATGGCCAACCACGTCTGCGAACGACTGCGGGCCCAAGGAGTGGAAACCGAATCTGTGCGCTGCGTGGATTTCGCGATTTCACCCGGCGTGGAGGCGGATATGGGTGACGGGGACGAGTGGCCCCGCATCCGCGAGAAACTGTTGAGTTGCGACATTCTCGTGCTCGCCACCCCGGTGTGGCTGGGCCATCCGTCGAGCGTCACGCAGCGCGTGCTGGAACGTCTGGACGCCGAGCTGTCCAACACCGACGACGCCGATCGGCCCACCATGGTCGGCAAGGTGGCGGTGGTTGCGGTGGTCGGCAATGAGGACGGCGCGCACAAGGTCGTCGCAGACTGCTTCCAGGGGCTCAACGACATCGGGTACACGATCCCCGCCCAGGGCTGCACCTACTGGAACGGCGAGGCTATGCAGTCCAAGGACTACAACGACCTCGACGAGGTGCCCGAGGCGGTCGCCTCGGCCACGGCCGCGGCGGCACGCAACGCCGCACACCTGGCGAACCTGCTGCGCAGTGGGCAGTACCCGCCCTACCAGTGA
- a CDS encoding PAS and ANTAR domain-containing protein, which produces MTDELAELGGQTPIEQALAGGDPQRVGSFKYFFAEERWEWSPQVQRMHGYEPGSVEPTTDLVLSHKHPDDYGQVAATLDEIRRTSGAFSTRHRIIDTHGEIHHVVVVGDQLFGQTGAVIGTHGFYVDVTPSVQHHHNQIVSEAVAEIAEARGVIEQAKGMLMVIYRISADSAFELLKWRSQETNTKLRVLAEQICRDFLELRYGEELPPRSAYDRLLLTAHNRVSP; this is translated from the coding sequence ATGACCGATGAGCTGGCCGAACTCGGCGGGCAGACGCCCATCGAGCAGGCCCTCGCCGGCGGGGATCCACAGCGCGTCGGTTCCTTCAAGTACTTCTTCGCCGAAGAACGCTGGGAGTGGTCTCCCCAGGTCCAGCGGATGCACGGCTATGAGCCCGGCAGCGTCGAACCCACCACCGATCTGGTGCTGTCGCACAAACACCCGGACGACTACGGCCAGGTCGCCGCCACCCTGGACGAGATCCGAAGAACATCGGGCGCGTTCTCCACCCGGCACCGCATCATCGATACCCACGGGGAGATTCATCACGTCGTCGTCGTCGGGGACCAGCTGTTCGGCCAGACCGGCGCGGTGATCGGAACTCACGGTTTCTACGTCGACGTCACGCCGTCGGTGCAGCACCACCACAACCAGATCGTCAGCGAGGCGGTCGCCGAGATCGCCGAGGCCCGGGGCGTCATCGAGCAGGCAAAAGGCATGCTGATGGTGATCTACCGGATCAGTGCCGACTCGGCTTTCGAACTGCTCAAGTGGCGCTCGCAGGAGACCAACACCAAGCTGCGGGTGCTGGCCGAACAGATTTGCAGGGATTTTCTGGAGCTGCGGTACGGCGAGGAGCTACCACCCCGCAGCGCCTACGACAGATTGTTGCTGACCGCGCACAACCGGGTTTCGCCCTGA
- a CDS encoding restriction endonuclease: MSVRAPSIRRVALKWHLLAAVVGGCVAWALGATPAWSLVVAAAAPIIAGAAPHFVRGAILGVRTPRPHEDATAAMSGTEFEDYVARIARSSGVPVIMTSITGDWGVDIIVGKRPNRLAIQCKRQARPVGAGAVQEVVAGAPMQDCTRTMVVTNHEFTPAARKLAERHGCELIGGAELGRLRATIRRLTAPSTPTEV; the protein is encoded by the coding sequence ATGTCGGTGCGGGCCCCTAGCATTCGCCGCGTGGCGCTGAAGTGGCATCTGCTTGCCGCGGTGGTCGGTGGCTGCGTGGCGTGGGCGTTGGGGGCAACGCCCGCGTGGAGCCTGGTGGTCGCCGCGGCGGCGCCGATCATCGCTGGGGCCGCGCCCCACTTCGTTCGCGGAGCGATCCTCGGCGTGAGGACCCCGCGTCCGCACGAGGATGCGACGGCCGCGATGTCGGGCACGGAGTTCGAGGACTACGTCGCGCGGATCGCACGGTCGAGCGGGGTGCCGGTCATCATGACGTCGATCACCGGCGACTGGGGCGTCGACATCATCGTCGGGAAACGGCCGAATCGCCTTGCCATTCAATGCAAACGCCAGGCGCGTCCGGTAGGTGCGGGTGCCGTTCAGGAGGTGGTTGCGGGCGCACCGATGCAGGACTGCACCAGGACCATGGTGGTCACCAACCACGAATTCACGCCTGCTGCACGCAAACTCGCGGAACGGCACGGCTGCGAGCTGATCGGTGGCGCCGAGCTCGGCCGCCTCCGAGCGACGATCCGGCGCCTGACGGCGCCTTCCACACCGACCGAGGTCTAG
- the lat gene encoding L-lysine 6-transaminase: MTAVLTPTALAAAVRPDDVRDVLARSILADGMDLVLDIDRSSGSYLVDARTGERYLDMFTFFASSALGMNHPALADDEEFRAELAQAAVNKPSNSDIYSVPMARFVSTFARVLGDPALPHLFFVDGGALAVENALKVAFDWKSRHNESHGIDPALGTKVLHLRGAFHGRSGYTLSLTNTDPNKVARFPKFDWPRIDAPYIRPDADMDAVEAESLRQARAAFETHRNDIACFIAEPIQGEGGDRHFRPQFFAAMRELCDEFDALLIFDEVQTGCGMTGTPWAYQQLGVAPDVVAFGKKTQVCGVMAGGRVDEVPDNVFAVSSRINSTWGGNLVDMVRSRRILEVIESDHLMIRAAHAGRYLLDRLAELAEEFPDLVLDVRGRGLMCAFSLPSAAQRDELIAKLWDRGVIMLASGADSVRFRPALTVSRGEIDAAVDAVRDALR, encoded by the coding sequence ATGACCGCTGTCCTGACACCCACCGCCCTGGCTGCCGCCGTCCGTCCGGACGACGTCCGCGACGTGCTTGCCCGCAGCATCCTGGCCGACGGCATGGACCTCGTCCTCGACATCGACCGCTCATCGGGCTCCTACCTGGTCGACGCCCGTACCGGCGAGCGCTATCTCGACATGTTCACCTTTTTCGCGTCCTCAGCGCTGGGGATGAACCATCCGGCGCTGGCCGATGACGAGGAGTTTCGTGCCGAACTTGCGCAGGCCGCCGTCAACAAGCCGAGTAATTCCGACATCTACTCCGTGCCGATGGCGCGTTTCGTCTCCACGTTCGCGCGGGTGCTCGGCGATCCGGCACTGCCCCATCTGTTCTTCGTCGACGGGGGAGCGCTCGCCGTCGAGAACGCGTTGAAGGTCGCGTTCGACTGGAAGAGCAGGCACAACGAGTCGCACGGAATCGATCCCGCCCTCGGTACCAAGGTGCTGCATCTGCGCGGTGCCTTCCACGGCCGCAGCGGCTACACGCTGTCGTTGACCAACACCGACCCCAATAAGGTCGCCCGGTTCCCGAAGTTCGACTGGCCGCGCATCGACGCGCCCTACATCCGGCCCGATGCCGATATGGATGCGGTGGAAGCCGAGTCGCTTCGCCAGGCCCGTGCGGCGTTCGAAACCCATCGCAACGACATCGCCTGCTTCATCGCCGAGCCCATCCAGGGCGAGGGCGGGGATCGCCACTTCCGGCCGCAGTTCTTCGCGGCGATGCGTGAGCTCTGCGACGAATTCGATGCCCTGCTGATCTTCGATGAAGTGCAGACTGGGTGCGGCATGACCGGAACCCCTTGGGCCTACCAGCAATTGGGGGTCGCCCCCGATGTGGTCGCGTTCGGCAAGAAGACGCAGGTGTGTGGCGTCATGGCCGGCGGCCGCGTCGATGAGGTGCCCGACAACGTCTTCGCCGTCAGCTCGCGTATTAACTCGACGTGGGGCGGCAACCTCGTCGACATGGTGCGCTCACGTCGCATCCTCGAGGTCATCGAGTCCGACCACCTGATGATCCGGGCCGCTCATGCGGGCCGATATCTTCTCGACCGACTCGCAGAGCTCGCCGAAGAGTTCCCCGACCTGGTGCTCGACGTCCGTGGACGCGGGCTCATGTGCGCGTTCAGCCTGCCCAGCGCGGCGCAGCGCGACGAGCTGATAGCCAAGTTGTGGGATCGCGGCGTGATCATGCTCGCCAGCGGAGCGGACAGCGTGCGGTTCCGGCCCGCGCTGACGGTATCGCGCGGGGAGATCGATGCGGCGGTCGACGCGGTGCGCGACGCGCTGCGCTAG
- a CDS encoding Lrp/AsnC family transcriptional regulator has translation MSEPLDDIDRVLARELVTDGRATLAHLAETAGLSVSAVQSRVRRLESRGVVTGYTARINPEAVGKMLSAFVAITPLDPSQPDDAPARLEHIPAIVSCYSVAGEESYILLVRVETPRALEDLLQQIRTAANVRTRSTVILQTFYDGRDYVP, from the coding sequence ATGAGCGAACCGCTCGACGACATCGACCGTGTGCTGGCGCGTGAGTTGGTCACCGATGGACGGGCCACGCTGGCCCATCTCGCGGAGACCGCTGGACTATCGGTGTCGGCGGTCCAGTCCCGTGTCCGCAGACTGGAGTCGCGTGGCGTGGTGACGGGATACACGGCGAGAATCAACCCCGAAGCCGTCGGGAAGATGCTGTCGGCGTTCGTGGCCATCACCCCTCTCGATCCCTCTCAACCCGATGATGCTCCTGCGCGGCTCGAACACATACCGGCCATCGTGTCGTGCTATTCGGTGGCCGGCGAGGAGAGCTACATCCTGCTCGTGCGCGTCGAGACCCCGCGGGCGCTCGAAGACTTGCTGCAACAGATACGAACCGCGGCGAACGTTCGCACCCGAAGCACCGTCATCTTACAGACTTTTTACGATGGACGCGACTACGTACCGTAA